The following DNA comes from Kitasatospora sp. NBC_01287.
GCGCCGACGAGATCGGCCTGCGCCCGCTGGAGGCCGTCCGCCGCACCGAACTCGGCCGCGGGGCCTGGGTCGATCTGCTGCCCGGCTGGCTGAGCGGGGCGGACACGCTGTTCGAGCAGCTGGCCGCGGAGGTGCCGTGGCGGGCCGAGCGGCGGCCGATGTACGAGCGGGTGGTCGACGTCCCACGGCTGCTCGCCCACTACGGGCAGGGGGCGGCGCTGCCGCACCCCGTGCTGGCCGAGGCCCGCGGCGCGCTGGGCGCGTACTACGCGGCGGAGCTCGGCGAGCCGTTCGCCACCGCGGGGCTCTGCTACTACCGCGACGGGCGGGACAGCGTGGCCTGGCACGGCGACCGGGGCGGGCGGGCGGCCAGTCAGGACACGGTGATCGCGATCCTCTCGGTCGGCGAGCCGCGCAGCCTGCTGCTGCGCCCGGCCGACGGCACCGGGCCCAGCGTGCGGCACGCGCTCGGGCACGGCGACCTGCTGGTGATGGGCGGCTCCTGCCAGCGCACCTTCGAGCACGCCGTGCCGAAGACCGCCCGACCCGCCGGGCCGCGGATCAGCGTGCAGTTCCGGCCGCACCAGGTCTGGTGAGGGGCCCGCTCAACGGCTCAGCCGCTCAGCGACTCAGTGGCTCAGCGACTCGGCGGCTCAGCAGCGGCGTACCGGCTTGACGGTCAGTCAGGACCGTTCCGCGGCAGGCCACCAGCCGACCATCCGTGCAAGGCGACGTACGGCGCCACACCGACGGGCACAGGCTCACCACCAGTCGGGTCACCATGGTGCCGATGCCCTTCGTCTCGCCCCGGAGTCGGCGCACCTAAGGTGGTCCGATGCGAACCATCCTGCTGCGCGCCGCCGACCGCCTCTTCCCGGCCGAACCGGGCAAGTACGGCACCCTCCCGGTGCTGCTCGTCGCGCTGACCTTCGTCACCGGCGTGGTCGACGCGGTCAGCTACCTGGGCCTGCGCCACGTCTTCGTCGCCAACATGACCGGCAACGTGGTCTTCTTCGGGTTCTCGCTGGCCGGCGCGGCAAACCTCTCGCTCTGGGCCTCCGCACTGGCGATCGCGGCCTTCGTCGTCGGCGCCTGGACGGCGGGGGGCATGGCCCGGCGGTTCGGCGCACCCGAGCCGCTGTTCCGGGCCGTCGCGCCGCTCCAGACCGTTCTGGTGGCCGGCGCCCTGGTGGTGGCGCTGACCGCCGGACACGAGCGGGCCGGCGCGCAGGCCGCGCTGATCATCCTGCTGGGCGGTGGGATGGGGCTGCAGAACGGCACCGCCCGCAAGCTCGCGCTGCCCGACCTGACCACCACCGTGCTCACCCTCACCGTCACCGGCCTGGTGGCCGACGCGCCGGGGCCGGCCACGGCGCGGCGGGCGCTGTCGATCGCGGCGATGCTCGGCGGGGCCGTCTGCGGCGCGGCGCTCTTCCTGCACGTCGGCGCGGGGGCCGCGCTGGGGCTGGCGGCCGCTCTGCTGGCGGCGGTCACGGCGGCGTCCCGGATCTGACGGGCCATCACTTCTCCGCGCACACCCCACGCGGACCCGGTACACCCCACCCGCAGCCCGCGCACACCGCACTCGCAGCCCGTGCGCGCCCTGCGCCGATCGGGTGGGCCTCGGCGCGGGCTCGGACCGCACGGGCGCGGCGACGGGCGACGGTGCCGGGGCGGCGGCTTACGGTGCTCGCGATCCGTTCGGTCCGCGATGATCCGCGGTGCGCGGTTTGCGGTCCGCGGTCCACGACGCGCGTTCCGTCCACGACGCGCGTTCCGTCCACGACGCGCGTTCCGTCCGCGACGCGCGTTCCGTCCGCGACGCGCGTCCGGTCCGCGATGGAGGTGGGACCCGGCATGACCTCGGCGCTCGCGTACCTGGGCTTCCTCGGACGGCTCGGCCGGTTCTGCTACCGTCGGCGCCGCCTGGTGCTGCTGCTCTGGGTGGGCGGCACGATCCTGCTGCTGGTGGTCGGCTTCGGCTTCGCGGCCCCCGCCGACAACGACTTCACCGGCGGCAGGTCGCAGTCCGCCCAGGCGCAGCAGCTGATCAAGGAGCACTTCCCGGAGCGCCAGGGAGGCTCGCTGACCCTGGCGGTCCAGGCGCCCGCCGGTGTCACCAGCCCGGCGGTGCGCGCCCGGGTGGACGCGCTGACCGCCCAGTTGGGCAGCGCCGCGAACATCACGGCGGTCCACTCGCCGTACAGCTCCCCCGGACAGATCTCCGCCGACGGGCAGAGCGCCTTCGCCACCCTGCAATCCACCTCGAACCCGATCCCCACCGCCGAGGTCGAGCAGATGATCTCGCAGGTCGAGGCGGCCGGCGGGAACGGCGTGGTGTTCGCCCTGGCGGGCGCGGACGTGGTGACGGCCGAGACACCGTACGGCGGCGCCTCGGACGCGATCGGCGCGCTGGCGGCGATGCTGGTGATCCTTATCGCCTTCGGCTCGCTGCTGGCGATGGGGCTGACCATGCTGGCCGCGCTCTTCGGCATCGGCAGCGGACTGGCCCTCATCTTCCTGCTCGGCTACCTCTTCCCGGCCCCGTCGTTCAGTCCGATCGTCTCCACCCTGCTCGGGCTCGGCGTCGGGATCGACTACGCCCTGTTCATCGTCACCCGCTACCGCGAGGGCCTGGCGGACGGCCTGCTGCCCGAGGACGCGGTGGTGGTCGCGATCGCCAGGGCCGGGCGCTCGGTGCTCTTCGCGGGCGCCACCGTGGTGATCGCGATGCTGGGGCTCTTCGTGGTCCAGCAGAAGCTGCTCAACGCGACGGCGGTGGCGGCCTCGGCGACCGTACTGATGACGATGATCGCCGCGATCACCCTGCTGCCCGCACTGCTCGGCTACGCCGGCCGCGGCATCGACCGCTTCAAGCTCCCCTACCTGGGCCGGACCGGCTCGCGCAGTCCGATGGCCGAGCGCTGGGCCCGGGTGATCCAACGCCGTCCGGTCACCG
Coding sequences within:
- a CDS encoding alpha-ketoglutarate-dependent dioxygenase AlkB; the protein is MHHHLQSTLFGSADEIGLRPLEAVRRTELGRGAWVDLLPGWLSGADTLFEQLAAEVPWRAERRPMYERVVDVPRLLAHYGQGAALPHPVLAEARGALGAYYAAELGEPFATAGLCYYRDGRDSVAWHGDRGGRAASQDTVIAILSVGEPRSLLLRPADGTGPSVRHALGHGDLLVMGGSCQRTFEHAVPKTARPAGPRISVQFRPHQVW
- a CDS encoding YoaK family protein codes for the protein MRTILLRAADRLFPAEPGKYGTLPVLLVALTFVTGVVDAVSYLGLRHVFVANMTGNVVFFGFSLAGAANLSLWASALAIAAFVVGAWTAGGMARRFGAPEPLFRAVAPLQTVLVAGALVVALTAGHERAGAQAALIILLGGGMGLQNGTARKLALPDLTTTVLTLTVTGLVADAPGPATARRALSIAAMLGGAVCGAALFLHVGAGAALGLAAALLAAVTAASRI
- a CDS encoding MMPL family transporter produces the protein MTSALAYLGFLGRLGRFCYRRRRLVLLLWVGGTILLLVVGFGFAAPADNDFTGGRSQSAQAQQLIKEHFPERQGGSLTLAVQAPAGVTSPAVRARVDALTAQLGSAANITAVHSPYSSPGQISADGQSAFATLQSTSNPIPTAEVEQMISQVEAAGGNGVVFALAGADVVTAETPYGGASDAIGALAAMLVILIAFGSLLAMGLTMLAALFGIGSGLALIFLLGYLFPAPSFSPIVSTLLGLGVGIDYALFIVTRYREGLADGLLPEDAVVVAIARAGRSVLFAGATVVIAMLGLFVVQQKLLNATAVAASATVLMTMIAAITLLPALLGYAGRGIDRFKLPYLGRTGSRSPMAERWARVIQRRPVTGLVAGGTVMIVLAIPAFSMRLSFEDNSTEPRDTTGYAAYRILGEGFGPGFDAPFVVVTELPPGTGGGGTSSSGGSGTGGSGTGGSGSAVGTTAVAPLVAAVAHTPGVAAVTPPQISQDGRAALFIAYPTTAHQDAATPELLDRLRGQVIPAAVQGTGLVVRVGGPTAGDTDFASEVTDRLPWLIGTVIGLSLVLLLFLVRSVAIAVKAAVMTLLSVGAAFGVLTVIVQWGWLSGPLGFPTTAPITAWVPLFIFPILFGLSTDYEVFLVSRIREEYDAGAETGEAVARGLGRTARVITAAAAIMVTVFLSVLATPDIAVKEFGLGLAVAVFLDATVVRMVLVPAIMELLGSLNWWLPAPLARLLPQPA